From Rutidosis leptorrhynchoides isolate AG116_Rl617_1_P2 chromosome 3, CSIRO_AGI_Rlap_v1, whole genome shotgun sequence, a single genomic window includes:
- the LOC139895845 gene encoding uncharacterized protein, giving the protein MQTDARVGVVEGGGSPHKLVTRPVQHHRSQIGAVSQLIAGGVAGAVSKTCTAPLARLTILFQVQGMHSDVATLKKASIWREATRIVNEEGFRAFWKGNLVTIAHRLPYSSISFYAFERYKNLLQLMPGVGIHEPNFATDVFVRLAGGGLAGITAASVTYPLDLVRTRLSAQTKVNYYRGIWHALCTISREEGIFGLYKGLGACLLGVGPNLAISFSVYDTARSFWQLQRPDDSTVMVSLACGSLSGIASSTVSFPLDLVRRRMQLEGVGGRARVYKTGVFGTFRHIIQAEGLRGLYRGILPEYYKVVPSIGIVFMTFEKLKQVLTDIQI; this is encoded by the exons ATGCAAACGGATGCAAGGGTAGGGGTGGTTGAAGGCGGTGGATCCCCCCATAAATTGGTCACTCGGCCTGTACAACATCACCGATCGCAGATCGGAGCGGTTTCTCAACTCATCGCCGGTGGTGTCGCCGGCGCCGTTAGCAAAACGTGCACCGCTCCTCTTGCTCGCCTCACTATTCTATTTCAG GTACAAGGAATGCACTCTGATGTTGCTACTTTGAAAAAGGCTAGTATATGGCGTGAAGCTACACGTATTGTTAATGAAGAAGGATTTCGCGCATTCTGGAAGGGAAATTTGGTCACGATTGCTCATCGGTTGCCTTACTCATCTATTAGCTTTTACGCATTTGAACGATATAAGAAT TTACTACAATTGATGCCGGGAGTGGGAATTCACGAACCGAATTTTGCTACAGACGTGTTTGTAAGACTTGCAGGTGGTGGCTTAGCTGGTATAACTGCTGCTTCTGTAACGTATCCTTTGGATCTCGTTAGAACACGTCTCTCAGCACAG ACTAAAGTAAATTACTATAGAGGTATATGGCATGCTTTATGTACCATTAGCAGGGAAGAGGGCATCTTTGGACTTTACAAAGGACTTGGTGCTTGTTTATTG GGTGTGGGTCCCAACTTAGCAATTAGCTTTTCAGTTTACGATACTGCGAGATCTTTTTGGCAATTACAAAG ACCGGATGATTCTACGGTCATGGTGAGCCTAGCGTGTGGCAGTCTTTCGGGAATTGCATCATCAACAG TATCATTTCCTTTGGATCTTGTGAGGCGACGGATGCAGTTGGAAGGAGTAGGTGGCCGGGCTCGAGTTTATAAGACGGGTGTATTTGGAACTTTTCGACACATAATACAAGCTGAAGGCCTGCGTGGCTTATACAGAGGAATATTACCTGAATATTATAAGGTGGTACCCAGCATCGGTATCGTGTTTATGACCTTTGAGAAACTTAAGCAAGTATTGACAGATATTCAGATATAA